The following are encoded together in the Thermosipho affectus genome:
- a CDS encoding RelA/SpoT family protein — translation MSKYEDFIKTLETLLKKELNNLEKEKIKKAIKMAEYAHEGFFRKSGEPFITHPLEVSKILASLGLDVETIISGILHDVVEDSEGKVTLDDIKNEFGEKVALIVDGVTKVSKINAPVGNIEQKKKSETIQKMLFAMAEDVRVIFVKLADRLHNMRTIQFVKNEDKKKYKALETLEVYAPIAHKLGIHIIKWELEDLSFKVLRPKEYYKIKELVSEKKKEREERTNEYVNQLKLALKEHNINAKVEGRYKHYYSIWKKMIEKKKKFEEIYDLIGIRAIVDNIKFCYSALGVVHQIWVPLPGRFKDYIAAPKSNGYKSIHTTVITQYGEPLEIQIRDIQMHNEAEYGLIAHWIYKEKDVNLKQKWLIQLLDWRKELLQGNTNLSELKNELQLEEVFVLTPKGEIIHMPFGSTVIDFAYAIHTEIGHHFSGAKVNGKIVPIDYKLKNGDVIEILVNKSSKGPSLNWIKYAKSPRTKAKIRRFFREKEKEKLIDSGKDVIRKISKRLNISIEKFFELEKIQNFLKSHNLSVEEFYSRIGEGSITFNDILTIIEKKKEKQQKKKSNKKKSSPQNIVIIDGISNLDVHIAKCCMPVPGDNIVGVASRRGITVHRINCKNIRHIDEDRIFEAKWGTTNENGFTTILEIEFDKTERLPEIMNLLISNKINVTSFKLNESKNWNTIFANITIVVKSLSELYSVINDLEKKAGILKVRRR, via the coding sequence TTGAGTAAATATGAAGATTTTATAAAAACTTTGGAAACGCTTCTAAAGAAAGAATTAAACAATCTAGAAAAGGAAAAAATAAAAAAAGCCATAAAAATGGCAGAATATGCTCATGAAGGATTCTTTAGAAAATCAGGAGAACCTTTTATTACACATCCCTTAGAAGTTTCAAAAATTCTAGCCTCTTTGGGACTTGATGTCGAAACTATAATTTCAGGTATATTACACGATGTAGTTGAAGATAGTGAAGGAAAAGTTACACTCGATGACATAAAAAATGAATTTGGTGAAAAAGTGGCTTTAATAGTTGATGGTGTTACTAAAGTAAGCAAAATAAATGCACCTGTTGGGAATATAGAACAAAAGAAAAAAAGTGAAACAATACAAAAAATGTTATTTGCCATGGCAGAAGATGTCAGGGTTATTTTTGTAAAACTTGCAGATAGGTTGCACAATATGAGAACTATACAATTTGTTAAAAATGAAGATAAAAAAAAGTATAAAGCTCTTGAAACACTTGAAGTGTATGCCCCAATTGCTCACAAATTGGGGATCCATATTATAAAATGGGAACTAGAAGACCTATCTTTTAAAGTACTACGTCCTAAAGAATACTACAAAATAAAGGAACTTGTCTCTGAAAAAAAGAAAGAACGTGAAGAAAGAACTAATGAATATGTAAACCAATTAAAATTAGCACTAAAAGAACACAACATTAATGCAAAAGTGGAAGGAAGGTATAAACACTATTACAGTATCTGGAAGAAAATGATAGAAAAAAAGAAAAAATTTGAAGAAATTTACGACTTAATCGGTATAAGAGCAATTGTTGATAATATAAAATTTTGTTATTCTGCATTAGGAGTTGTACATCAAATATGGGTCCCTTTGCCCGGGAGATTTAAAGATTACATAGCAGCACCTAAATCAAACGGTTATAAATCAATACACACAACAGTTATAACTCAGTATGGTGAACCACTTGAAATTCAAATAAGGGATATACAAATGCACAACGAAGCAGAATATGGACTTATCGCACATTGGATATATAAAGAAAAAGATGTAAACTTAAAGCAAAAGTGGCTTATTCAATTACTAGACTGGCGGAAAGAGTTATTACAAGGAAATACTAATCTTTCCGAACTGAAAAATGAACTACAATTAGAAGAAGTTTTTGTTTTAACACCAAAAGGTGAAATAATTCATATGCCATTTGGATCAACTGTAATAGATTTTGCATACGCAATTCACACAGAAATCGGACACCACTTTTCTGGTGCAAAAGTAAACGGAAAAATCGTTCCAATTGATTACAAATTAAAAAACGGAGATGTTATTGAAATACTCGTTAATAAATCAAGTAAAGGACCAAGTCTTAACTGGATAAAATATGCAAAAAGTCCTCGAACAAAAGCAAAAATAAGAAGATTCTTTAGAGAAAAAGAAAAGGAAAAACTAATTGATTCAGGGAAAGACGTAATCAGAAAAATTTCAAAGAGATTAAACATTTCAATTGAAAAATTCTTCGAACTTGAAAAAATCCAAAATTTTTTAAAAAGTCATAATTTAAGTGTAGAAGAATTCTACTCTAGAATTGGTGAAGGAAGTATTACATTCAATGATATCCTGACTATTATCGAGAAAAAAAAAGAAAAACAGCAAAAGAAAAAATCAAATAAAAAAAAGTCAAGTCCCCAAAATATAGTAATAATTGATGGAATATCAAATCTAGATGTCCATATTGCAAAATGTTGTATGCCTGTACCAGGTGATAACATAGTTGGTGTTGCAAGCAGAAGAGGTATAACTGTACATAGAATTAATTGTAAAAACATACGTCACATTGATGAAGATAGAATCTTTGAAGCTAAATGGGGGACAACAAATGAAAATGGATTTACAACAATTCTCGAGATTGAATTTGATAAAACAGAAAGACTCCCAGAAATTATGAATCTCTTAATTTCAAACAAAATTAATGTTACAAGCTTCAAACTAAATGAATCAAAAAATTGGAACACTATCTTTGCAAATATAACAATTGTGGTAAAATCTTTAAGTGAGCTTTACTCAGTAATAAATGATTTAGAAAAAAAAGCGGGGATATTGAAGGTGAGAAGAAGATGA
- a CDS encoding S8 family serine peptidase: protein MRKSLKFIFPLILIVFLIFSSCGLNSGIVSNPENNNVNNVKFGSLEEEHEQGKVLVGYENREDVEKVVEALNGKISVDLPQIKVVSIKFDGTVKDAYEKIVKLNLKGLKFVEPSYKRWIIDPKPVSDEHLMIKSNGDSMFSERGEEEFSKYLWGLEAINVKAAWDAGYKGNGIVVAVIDSGVDGTHPDLQGQVIEGYRPLTNEMLSAGTDSSFGGAHGTHVAGTIAASENSLGIVGVAPEAKIMPIVIFDGADGKYIGDDEAAEGIIWAVDHGADILQNSWGGWGYSYTLKAAYDYALDNNVVVTVSAGNDHTDQHVHYPSGYPGIIQVAAVEYNGGNYRTTWFSNRSDAITVGAPGVSILSTVPLSTSKGYEGHSFEDSEGGLYDVYQGTSMACPHVSGVVALLKQKYPNAKVWQIRKLIEEGAVDIDEAGFDHSSGYGLINTKNSIGMELPTSGGIESFDVKVVNSQNNGISGVFVTLKRLEGFGGDYFAKTDSYGIAHFSNIDAGKYEIIAGGPDSSDRSYNGGYLGSYATRREEERQVSKILNLSTNTTQKFTFTSTFKFKFDAPSVSLGQATVTVDSALHEIVLGKRVSYSEEEFIPGNEYNCSNIAGLALIRIERSNVGATCTVNGTVTLNGYEIPVYGTFESTDATLATVDELGGAKRWWLLFGSN from the coding sequence ATGAGAAAAAGTTTAAAATTTATTTTTCCACTTATTTTGATAGTATTTTTGATATTTTCTTCCTGTGGATTAAATAGTGGTATAGTAAGTAATCCGGAGAATAATAATGTAAACAATGTAAAATTTGGCAGTTTAGAGGAAGAACACGAACAAGGAAAAGTATTGGTTGGATATGAAAATAGAGAAGATGTAGAAAAAGTAGTAGAGGCGTTGAATGGTAAAATTTCTGTTGATTTGCCACAAATTAAAGTTGTTTCAATTAAATTTGATGGTACGGTAAAAGATGCATATGAAAAGATTGTGAAATTAAATTTAAAGGGATTGAAATTTGTTGAGCCAAGTTACAAAAGATGGATAATTGATCCTAAACCTGTTTCTGATGAACATTTAATGATAAAATCAAATGGAGATTCCATGTTTTCAGAAAGAGGAGAAGAGGAATTTTCAAAGTACCTTTGGGGTCTTGAAGCAATAAATGTAAAAGCAGCATGGGATGCGGGATATAAAGGAAATGGTATAGTTGTTGCAGTTATAGATAGTGGTGTTGATGGTACACATCCAGACCTTCAAGGACAGGTTATTGAAGGTTATAGACCACTTACTAATGAAATGCTTTCCGCTGGAACAGATTCATCATTTGGTGGAGCTCATGGTACTCACGTTGCTGGAACGATTGCAGCATCGGAAAACTCTCTTGGAATCGTTGGAGTAGCCCCAGAGGCAAAGATAATGCCAATAGTAATTTTTGATGGTGCGGATGGTAAGTATATTGGTGATGACGAAGCTGCAGAAGGAATTATTTGGGCAGTTGATCATGGTGCGGATATTTTACAAAATTCTTGGGGAGGTTGGGGATACAGTTATACACTTAAGGCTGCATATGATTATGCTTTGGATAACAATGTAGTTGTAACTGTATCCGCTGGTAATGATCATACGGATCAACATGTGCATTATCCAAGTGGATATCCAGGAATTATACAAGTTGCAGCAGTAGAGTATAATGGTGGGAACTATAGGACAACGTGGTTCTCAAATAGAAGTGATGCAATAACAGTTGGAGCACCGGGCGTCTCAATTTTGTCGACAGTTCCATTGAGTACATCTAAAGGTTATGAAGGTCACAGTTTTGAAGATTCAGAGGGCGGATTGTACGATGTTTATCAGGGAACGTCAATGGCCTGTCCACATGTATCTGGTGTTGTTGCATTATTAAAACAAAAATATCCAAATGCAAAAGTATGGCAGATAAGAAAGCTTATAGAAGAAGGTGCTGTTGATATAGATGAAGCAGGTTTTGATCATTCATCAGGTTATGGACTTATTAATACAAAAAATTCAATTGGTATGGAATTACCAACAAGTGGAGGAATTGAATCATTTGATGTGAAAGTGGTTAATTCTCAAAATAATGGAATTTCCGGAGTTTTTGTTACATTAAAAAGACTTGAAGGTTTTGGTGGAGATTATTTTGCAAAGACAGATTCATATGGAATTGCTCACTTTTCAAATATTGATGCAGGAAAGTATGAAATAATAGCAGGTGGTCCCGATTCAAGCGATAGAAGCTATAATGGTGGATATCTTGGAAGTTATGCAACACGTAGAGAAGAAGAAAGGCAAGTTTCTAAAATATTGAATTTATCAACAAACACAACTCAAAAATTTACTTTTACTTCAACTTTCAAGTTTAAATTTGATGCACCATCGGTGAGTTTGGGACAGGCAACGGTGACAGTTGATTCTGCATTGCATGAGATTGTTTTGGGAAAAAGAGTTTCTTATAGTGAAGAAGAGTTTATTCCTGGAAATGAATATAATTGTTCAAACATTGCTGGTTTAGCACTGATAAGGATTGAAAGATCAAATGTTGGTGCAACTTGCACAGTCAATGGAACGGTAACTTTGAATGGTTATGAAATCCCAGTATACGGTACATTTGAATCAACAGATGCTACGCTTGCCACGGTAGATGAATTAGGTGGAGCAAAGCGTTGGTGGTTATTATTTGGTAGCAACTGA
- a CDS encoding xanthine dehydrogenase family protein molybdopterin-binding subunit, whose amino-acid sequence MKEVTKNIIKKDAFGLMLGKPVYTNDLAPKDSLIVKILRSPHAFAKIKHIDISEAEKIEGIECILTYKDVPKNPITRAGQGHPEPSPHDWYILDEYVRYVGDEVAIVAGKNENAVTKALKKIKVEYEIFEPVLDFEKAEEHSSIIHPEKEAHSMFEIGFNAPKNIAASYEMQIGDIEEELKKCEVVVKERFYTQAQAHVAFEPHSATSYIDMHGRLVIISSTQVPFHVRRIISEAFDIPIRNIRVIKPRIGGGFGGKQAVHGEPFVAAVTLKTGKPAKLIYTRQEVFESTYRRHCMRFDVTLGATKDGKLKVIDMEGLSDTGAYGEHALTTFMVAGSKTLPLYNKVNAVRFKGKVVYTNTVPAGAYRGYGAIQANFALESALDILSQKLGIDPVELRKKNMMNEGETSPIFKIMGEGREGAEMIIKSCKLNECIEEGMKLIGWKEKYPRIKVSETKVRGVGMAIAMQGSGIANIDMASAILKLNDDGSFNLLIGATDLGTGSDTILAQMAAEILNVSTENIIVYSSDTDLTPFDTGAYASSTTYVSGHAVQLAAEKMKKLIIKEGAKKLEIPEEKADFDGEFIYEKDGNKRVSLKELATVLYYTENQKQLVADASYVGKESPPPYMAGFAEVEVDIETGKVKLINYVGVVDCGVTINPNLAKVQIEGGIVQGIGMALFEDVKYTQNGKLLTNNLMNYKIPSRMDIGNIIVKFVESYEPSGPFGAKSVGEIGIDTPPAAIANAIYNAVGVRITQLPITPEKILNAIK is encoded by the coding sequence ATGAAAGAAGTTACAAAAAACATAATAAAAAAAGATGCTTTTGGATTAATGCTTGGAAAACCCGTCTATACGAACGATTTAGCTCCAAAAGATTCTTTAATAGTAAAAATTTTGCGAAGCCCCCATGCATTTGCAAAAATAAAACACATTGATATATCTGAAGCGGAAAAAATTGAGGGAATTGAATGTATATTAACATATAAAGATGTTCCAAAAAATCCAATAACACGAGCTGGACAAGGTCATCCTGAACCATCACCTCATGACTGGTATATATTAGATGAATATGTAAGATATGTAGGTGATGAAGTTGCTATTGTAGCTGGAAAAAATGAAAATGCCGTAACAAAAGCACTTAAAAAGATAAAAGTTGAATACGAAATTTTTGAACCTGTCCTTGATTTTGAAAAAGCCGAAGAACATTCATCTATAATACATCCAGAAAAAGAAGCACATTCTATGTTTGAAATAGGATTTAATGCACCGAAAAATATTGCAGCATCGTATGAAATGCAAATTGGAGATATAGAAGAAGAACTAAAAAAATGTGAAGTAGTTGTAAAAGAACGATTTTATACGCAAGCCCAAGCCCATGTTGCATTTGAACCACATTCAGCAACTTCTTACATTGATATGCACGGAAGACTTGTAATAATCAGCTCCACACAGGTCCCATTTCACGTTAGAAGAATAATATCTGAAGCTTTTGATATACCAATAAGAAATATAAGAGTAATTAAACCAAGAATTGGTGGCGGTTTTGGCGGAAAACAAGCAGTCCACGGTGAACCATTCGTAGCAGCTGTAACACTTAAAACTGGAAAACCAGCAAAATTAATATACACACGCCAAGAAGTTTTTGAATCCACTTATCGTAGACATTGTATGAGATTCGATGTAACCTTAGGTGCCACCAAAGATGGTAAGTTAAAAGTTATTGATATGGAGGGGCTTTCTGATACAGGAGCTTATGGCGAACACGCACTTACAACTTTCATGGTTGCTGGTTCAAAAACTCTTCCTCTATACAACAAAGTAAATGCTGTACGTTTTAAAGGAAAAGTTGTGTATACAAATACAGTACCAGCAGGTGCTTATAGAGGATATGGTGCTATTCAGGCAAATTTTGCATTAGAATCTGCTCTGGATATACTTTCTCAAAAACTTGGAATAGATCCAGTAGAACTTCGAAAAAAGAACATGATGAATGAAGGTGAAACATCTCCTATATTCAAAATTATGGGAGAAGGTCGTGAAGGTGCTGAAATGATAATAAAAAGTTGTAAACTTAATGAATGTATTGAAGAAGGAATGAAATTAATAGGTTGGAAAGAAAAATATCCAAGAATAAAAGTTTCTGAAACAAAAGTTCGTGGTGTAGGAATGGCTATAGCAATGCAAGGTTCTGGAATTGCTAATATTGATATGGCATCTGCCATATTAAAACTCAATGATGATGGCTCTTTTAATTTGCTTATTGGTGCAACAGACCTTGGAACAGGAAGTGATACAATTCTTGCACAGATGGCTGCAGAAATCTTAAATGTTTCAACTGAAAATATAATTGTGTATTCATCTGACACTGATTTAACACCATTTGACACGGGAGCATACGCATCAAGTACAACATATGTATCTGGTCATGCTGTACAACTTGCCGCAGAAAAAATGAAAAAATTAATAATTAAAGAAGGCGCTAAAAAACTTGAAATTCCAGAAGAAAAGGCAGATTTTGATGGTGAGTTTATATACGAAAAAGATGGTAATAAAAGGGTATCACTAAAAGAACTTGCCACAGTGCTATATTACACAGAAAACCAAAAACAACTTGTAGCAGACGCTTCTTATGTAGGCAAAGAATCTCCACCACCTTATATGGCAGGTTTTGCAGAAGTAGAAGTAGATATTGAAACAGGGAAGGTGAAACTTATAAACTACGTAGGTGTCGTAGATTGTGGAGTAACAATAAATCCAAATCTTGCAAAAGTACAAATAGAAGGTGGAATTGTGCAAGGTATAGGTATGGCACTATTTGAAGATGTAAAATACACTCAAAATGGAAAATTATTAACAAATAATTTAATGAATTATAAGATACCATCAAGAATGGACATTGGAAATATAATTGTAAAATTTGTCGAAAGTTATGAACCAAGTGGCCCCTTCGGTGCAAAATCAGTAGGTGAAATAGGTATTGACACTCCACCCGCAGCAATAGCTAACGCCATTTATAACGCTGTCGGCGTAAGAATTACACAACTCCCAATAACCCCAGAAAAGATACTAAATGCTATAAAATAA
- a CDS encoding (2Fe-2S)-binding protein, whose amino-acid sequence MRIKLKVNNKTEEIDIEPHEILLDVLRKLGYYSVRRGCDTGMCGICTVLFDGKPIPSCSVFAARADGHEITTVEGLEDAKAFAKLLSEEGADQCGYCSPGLILNTVYLKKIGVKDLNKAKIKLIGNLCRCTGYESQHRAITKFLGVTK is encoded by the coding sequence ATGAGAATAAAGTTAAAAGTAAATAATAAAACTGAAGAAATAGATATTGAACCACACGAAATATTACTCGATGTTTTAAGGAAATTGGGATATTACAGTGTAAGAAGAGGATGTGACACGGGAATGTGTGGTATTTGCACTGTTCTCTTTGATGGTAAACCTATTCCATCGTGTTCAGTTTTTGCAGCAAGGGCTGATGGTCACGAAATAACTACAGTTGAAGGACTTGAAGATGCAAAAGCTTTTGCAAAATTGTTATCAGAAGAAGGAGCAGACCAATGCGGTTATTGTAGCCCAGGTCTGATTTTAAATACTGTGTATCTCAAAAAAATTGGTGTTAAAGACCTAAACAAAGCAAAAATCAAACTCATAGGTAATCTTTGTAGATGTACAGGATATGAAAGTCAGCATAGAGCTATCACGAAATTTTTGGGGGTGACAAAATGA
- a CDS encoding FAD binding domain-containing protein translates to MIYFKEYLKPKNLQEAYEVLTSKNAKIIGGATFLKLSNQSFETAIDLIDAKLDFIRESENEIEIGAMVTLSEFGDNPIISNLYNGFLKNITENILSFQMRNLITVGGTIFPKFGFSDLITGLLVLETEVHLYKNGKIRLEDFLNTKIQKDILEKITIKKKPLAVSFKNIKNSEYDFSIINIAVSKSENEVKIAVGARPAMAVLITKDLNFFEDIDKAVESLLNKIKFSDDLRASKIYRQKVCKALLKRALREVIQ, encoded by the coding sequence ATGATTTATTTTAAAGAATATTTAAAACCAAAAAATTTGCAAGAAGCTTACGAAGTATTAACATCAAAAAATGCAAAAATTATAGGTGGTGCTACTTTTCTAAAACTTTCAAACCAAAGTTTTGAAACAGCAATAGATTTAATAGATGCAAAACTTGATTTTATACGGGAAAGTGAAAATGAAATTGAAATAGGTGCAATGGTAACTTTATCCGAATTTGGAGATAATCCCATTATTTCGAATCTGTATAACGGATTTCTCAAAAACATAACCGAAAATATCTTGAGCTTTCAAATGCGTAATCTCATAACAGTTGGTGGTACTATCTTCCCAAAATTTGGCTTCTCAGATCTTATAACCGGACTATTAGTTTTAGAAACAGAAGTACATTTATACAAAAATGGAAAAATAAGACTAGAAGACTTTCTAAATACAAAAATTCAAAAAGATATACTTGAAAAAATAACAATTAAGAAAAAACCTCTGGCGGTCTCATTTAAAAATATCAAAAATTCAGAATATGATTTTTCAATAATAAACATAGCCGTTTCAAAATCGGAAAATGAAGTAAAAATTGCTGTAGGCGCAAGACCAGCAATGGCAGTTTTGATAACAAAAGATCTTAATTTCTTTGAAGATATTGACAAAGCCGTAGAATCCTTATTAAATAAAATCAAATTTTCCGATGACTTAAGAGCGTCAAAAATATACAGACAAAAAGTTTGTAAAGCGTTATTAAAAAGAGCTTTAAGGGAGGTTATACAATGA
- a CDS encoding FAD binding domain-containing protein, producing MIKNYYSPSTLDELLKIKNNTNGVVFSGGTDLFVKMRYGIIKPQTVIDTKKIKSAIKLENRKLIIPLNTTYTDLLEFLKKNKTNLFLEKIIKLIGSPMIRNRGTPIGNIANASPAGDFILATYLLNGNIIIKPTNRIIPIENFILGPSKIDLAQNEIIYAIEIDVKNNYKFFFEKVGKRNAMIISIASIAVLLKENNGKIEDISICFGSVSPTILRDKNIESKIIGEEFSIELFKYLANEFEKLSKPINDVRASKSERKKLVYNLTIKAFYNLKNEVVSI from the coding sequence ATGATTAAAAATTATTACTCCCCCTCAACTTTAGATGAACTTCTAAAAATTAAAAATAACACAAATGGAGTGGTATTTTCAGGTGGAACAGATCTTTTTGTAAAAATGAGATACGGTATTATTAAACCTCAAACAGTTATAGACACAAAAAAAATTAAATCAGCTATAAAACTTGAAAATCGAAAATTAATAATTCCACTCAACACAACATACACAGATCTTTTGGAATTCTTAAAGAAAAACAAAACAAATTTATTTTTAGAAAAGATAATTAAACTTATTGGTTCTCCAATGATAAGAAATAGAGGCACGCCTATTGGTAATATCGCAAATGCTTCTCCCGCTGGTGATTTTATTCTTGCAACTTACCTATTAAATGGAAATATAATAATAAAACCAACAAATAGAATAATACCAATCGAAAATTTTATTTTAGGCCCTTCAAAAATCGATCTTGCACAAAATGAAATCATATACGCAATAGAAATAGATGTAAAAAATAATTACAAATTCTTCTTTGAAAAGGTGGGAAAAAGAAATGCTATGATAATTTCAATAGCAAGTATAGCTGTATTACTTAAAGAAAATAATGGGAAAATAGAAGATATTTCCATTTGTTTTGGTTCTGTATCTCCAACTATATTAAGAGATAAAAATATCGAAAGCAAAATAATTGGCGAAGAGTTTTCAATTGAGTTATTTAAATACCTTGCAAATGAGTTTGAAAAATTATCCAAACCAATTAATGATGTTAGAGCAAGTAAAAGTGAAAGAAAGAAACTTGTATACAACCTTACAATAAAAGCTTTTTATAACCTTAAAAATGAGGTGGTGAGTATATGA
- a CDS encoding (2Fe-2S)-binding protein — translation MRIKFKLNGKEVTKEVEVHKRAIDFLRDDLKITSIKEGCGEGECGACTIIVNGKTVHSCLMLAVELDGKEIITLEGVEDSIKMAFVKAGAIQCGFCTPGFIISTKYLLDNNPTPSEEEIRDALEGNLCRCTGYIKIIEAVKIAAKGCENND, via the coding sequence ATGAGGATAAAATTCAAACTCAATGGGAAAGAAGTAACAAAAGAAGTTGAAGTACATAAACGTGCCATTGATTTTTTACGTGATGATTTAAAAATAACATCAATTAAGGAAGGATGTGGTGAAGGTGAATGTGGTGCTTGTACAATAATTGTTAATGGAAAAACAGTTCATTCTTGCCTTATGCTCGCAGTAGAATTAGATGGGAAAGAGATAATAACCCTTGAAGGAGTAGAAGATTCTATTAAAATGGCTTTTGTAAAAGCTGGTGCAATTCAATGTGGATTTTGTACACCCGGATTTATCATTTCCACAAAATACCTTCTAGATAACAATCCCACTCCTAGCGAAGAAGAGATAAGAGACGCACTTGAAGGAAATCTCTGTAGATGCACAGGATATATAAAAATTATCGAAGCAGTAAAGATAGCTGCAAAAGGATGTGAGAATAATGATTAA
- the thrC gene encoding threonine synthase, giving the protein MCNTYKLRCITCGKLFEPSPTLYTCDKCGPRYGTIEVVYDYDKIKLKKSQFNKCGDISQFKAILPIKEYPIRQKVGNTPLLSFKNFYGVKNVIFKYDGTNPTGSYKDRATAIAISKAYEYNFDTIYCASTGNAASSLAGLTTTTKLKTFIFVPSNIPIAKLAQLVVYGANILKIDGNYDTAFDISMKIGSKLNWYSRNSAINPYLLEGKKTGAMELIVQLDFNVPDVVFVSVGDGTVISGIFKGFYDFYKLNLTNKIPKIIGVQAEGADAVAKTFEKGRPYTPFDIQPNTIADSISVGKPRDVIKACKYVEKSKGKFIRVSDIEIQKAIFELAQKTGIFAEPAGATAFAGFKKALSQKFISKNESIAIFITGNGLKDVNPIKNNIKIKKIPPKLEEVLKYIEVIK; this is encoded by the coding sequence ATGTGCAATACGTATAAGTTAAGATGCATAACATGTGGTAAGTTGTTTGAACCATCACCAACTCTGTATACATGTGACAAATGTGGCCCAAGGTATGGCACAATTGAAGTAGTATATGACTACGATAAAATAAAATTAAAGAAAAGTCAATTTAACAAATGCGGCGATATTTCACAGTTTAAAGCTATTCTTCCCATAAAAGAATATCCCATTAGACAAAAAGTTGGAAATACACCTCTCCTCTCTTTCAAAAACTTTTATGGAGTTAAAAATGTAATCTTCAAATATGATGGAACCAACCCAACAGGATCATACAAAGATCGAGCAACAGCTATTGCAATTTCAAAAGCATATGAATATAACTTTGACACAATTTATTGTGCATCAACTGGGAATGCCGCAAGTTCACTTGCTGGACTAACAACTACCACTAAACTTAAAACTTTCATTTTTGTTCCATCAAATATACCGATTGCAAAACTTGCACAACTAGTAGTATACGGTGCAAATATATTAAAAATTGATGGAAATTACGATACAGCTTTTGATATTTCAATGAAAATTGGAAGTAAATTAAACTGGTATTCGAGAAATTCAGCAATTAATCCTTACCTTTTAGAAGGCAAAAAAACAGGAGCAATGGAACTTATAGTTCAATTAGATTTCAATGTGCCAGATGTTGTCTTTGTAAGTGTAGGAGACGGAACTGTGATTAGTGGAATTTTCAAAGGATTTTACGATTTTTACAAATTAAACCTAACAAATAAAATACCAAAGATAATTGGTGTTCAAGCAGAAGGTGCAGACGCTGTAGCAAAAACGTTTGAAAAAGGTAGACCATACACTCCGTTTGATATTCAACCAAATACAATTGCAGATAGTATCTCAGTTGGAAAGCCAAGAGACGTTATAAAAGCATGTAAATATGTTGAAAAAAGTAAAGGAAAATTCATTAGAGTATCAGACATAGAAATACAAAAAGCAATATTTGAGCTTGCACAAAAAACGGGGATTTTTGCAGAACCTGCTGGTGCAACCGCTTTTGCAGGATTCAAAAAAGCCTTAAGTCAAAAATTCATATCAAAAAATGAGTCTATTGCCATCTTTATAACTGGAAACGGATTAAAAGATGTAAATCCTATAAAAAATAATATAAAAATTAAAAAAATTCCTCCAAAATTAGAAGAAGTACTGAAATACATAGAGGTGATAAAATGA
- a CDS encoding HD domain-containing protein, translated as MNRNEAFELLTEHIKTKNLIKHCIATEALMRKFAKHFNEDEEEWGIAGLLHDLDYEYTKNDPALHGLKTVEILGDSVSDSIKNAILAHCGKKRRETLMEKVIYATDPTTGFIVASALIRPEKKLEPVDVKFLLKRFKEKSFAKGANREQMKSCEEFGMELEEFFEKSLEAMKEISKELGL; from the coding sequence ATGAATAGAAACGAGGCGTTTGAATTATTAACAGAACACATAAAAACAAAAAATCTTATAAAACATTGTATTGCCACAGAGGCGTTAATGCGAAAATTTGCAAAGCATTTTAACGAAGATGAAGAGGAGTGGGGAATTGCGGGACTTCTTCACGATTTAGATTATGAATACACAAAAAATGATCCTGCACTCCATGGATTGAAAACAGTAGAAATATTGGGAGATAGTGTAAGTGATAGTATAAAAAATGCAATTTTAGCACATTGTGGTAAAAAAAGAAGGGAAACACTTATGGAAAAGGTAATTTATGCAACTGATCCAACCACTGGCTTTATCGTTGCATCAGCTCTTATTAGACCGGAAAAGAAGTTAGAGCCTGTGGATGTTAAATTTTTATTAAAAAGGTTTAAAGAAAAATCATTTGCAAAAGGAGCAAATAGGGAACAAATGAAAAGTTGTGAGGAATTTGGAATGGAACTTGAAGAATTTTTTGAAAAGTCTTTGGAAGCTATGAAAGAAATTTCCAAGGAGCTTGGTCTATGA